The nucleotide sequence GTCGACGCCGTTTCGTTGCAGCTCCACGTAGAAGTGGTCGCGGCCGAAGATGTCGAGATAGCGGCCCAGAGCCGCCCGAGCCCCCTCTTCGTCCCCCTCGAGCAAGCGCGCGCTCACTTCGGCCGACATGCACCCGGTGGTGCCGACGAGGCCCCGAGCGTGCGCGGCGAGCACCTCGTGATCGATGCGCGGCTTGTAGTAGAAGCCCTCCAGGAAGCCGATGGTGGAGAGCTTCATCAGATTGCGCAGGCCTTCTTCGTTCTCGGCCAGCACCAGCAGGTGGTGTGCGGCGTCGCCGGGCCCGCCGCTTTTATCGTGGCGGCTCTTGGGCGCCAGATACAGCTCCGCACCCAGGATCGGCTTGATGCCGGCAGCTTTGGCGGCCTTGTAAAACTCCACGAGCCCGTACAGCGCCCCGTGGTCCGTGACGGCAACGGCCGGCATCCCGAAAGAGACGGCCTGCTTGACCAGTTCGTCGACGCGGCACGCCCCGTCGAGCAAGCTGTACTGCGTGTGGTTGTGAAGGTGCACGAAAGTGCCGGATGCCATCGGTGCGTTCCCATCCTGCCCGTCGATCTCGGCGCATACAGATGGAGCCAGCCATGACAGGCGACGCACGCCAAACCCTACATCAGGTCGTCACCGCGCTCTTCCTGGCGCTGGGGGTCGTCACCGGCGGCAGCCTCGTGGGCGGCTTGAGCGCGCTCGCCACCGGACGCCCGCCCATTGCCACCATACAGGAGCTTGCCAGGACAATCAAGCTGTGGGCCATCGTGGTAGCCATCGGGGGCTCCTTTCCCACCATCCAGGCCATCGAATCCGGCCTCTTCTCGGGACAACCCGGCGTCTTGATGCGCCAGGTGGTCGTGATCCTGGCGAGCCTGGCAGGAGCCCAGCTCGGCCAGTGGATCGTGGTCACCGTGACGGGCGGATGAGGGGCTCGAGCCGGCGGGGGGCGTCGAGGGCCGTGAGCGGTAGCGCCCGGTGGGTCCGCTTCCACGTGGTCTCGTGGAGGCGTCTTTTGGCGTGGCTCGCCGTCTTCGCGCTGGGGACGACGGCGGGGTCCACGTGGGCCACGGTGCGCATCGGCCACCAGGTCGACGCACTGGCGCGCCAGCGGGACCTCCTCGAACAGCGCGCCGCGGACCTCGAGACCCGCATGGAGAAGCTCCAGCAAAGCCTCTCCGAACGCCGGCGCCGCCCTCTACGGAGCATCGAGGTGAAGCTGGCGGGGCTCGACCCCGCGGACGAACTCACGCTCGTCCGGGAGATTCGCAAGCTGCTACAGGGCCTGATAGGCCGGCCCGTCGACCAGGTCGACCCGGCCCTGGTGGCGCAGATCCTCGACGGGCGCCTCGTGAGCGCGGGTGGCCGCGCCGTGAGCCTGTCCCTGCGCCAGGTCTGGGTGACCGACAGCTTGACGGTCTGGGTCGACGTGCGGGCCGCCCTGCCGCGGTGAACGGCCGCCCGAGTCTCGGAAGGCCTAAGGCGAGCCTGCGAGTTCCTGGGTGATGGGCTCGAAGTCGACGGCCGCATACCCCAGGCGGCGAGCCAGTTCGTCGCCCGTGTCCCGCTGCCCGGAGGCCCATAGCTCCCGCAGGAAGTCGCCGGCCTCCCGCCGGGTGAACCAGGCGCGGCCGAAGCGGCTTACGAGCCGTTCTCGCAGCATGACCTCGAGCGCCCAGGCGCGCAGGTACTCGGCCACGTAAAACCCCGCATCCACGTCGGCCAGGTAGTCGACCCTCCCGTACTGGATGCCCGTGGCCTCGGTCAGGATCGAGTCGTAGCGCCCCGGCATGGGACCGAGCGAAGGCGACTGGTGGAGCTCGAGCTCGTAGAGGAGCTTGGCGGCGTACCGGCGCAGGAAGTAGAGCCGGTCGAGGCGCGTGAAGGCCGTGTACGCCGCGATCTGGGCGGGGGACGCCCCCAGCACCTTCTCCAGCCACTCCGGGTTGGTCGTGAGGTACTCGAAGAGGAAGGCGAAGCACTCGGTCACCGAATTGTCGCCGAGGTACCGGTACTCCGCCGGGAGATCGGCCCGGGTATGGGCGAAGTGCTCCATGTGCCCGGCTTCGTGGAGCAGGGCGTGGTAGTCGTCCTGGCCTCCTTGCGGCAGGATCACCAGGCGCACGTCGGCCGGCACCCGCACCGGCGCGCAAAAGGCCCGGGGCGACTTTTGGGGGCGGGGCTCGGTATCGAGGTGCACGTTGGGCTGGGAGCCCAGCGCGATCCCGAGGCCCGCGAGGGTTTGCTCGAGCGCCGGGACCAGCCGCTCCTTGGGAAACATCGGGTCAAACGCCGTGGCCCGCAGCATCCAGGCCACGTCGTGCTTGCGGGCGACGCCGAAGCCGACCCCGGCCCGCTCTTCGAGGGCCGGCTCGAAGTGCGTGCGGTAGGCTTGCTCCGTCCGGGAGAGAAACCGGGTCATCGTCCGCCCGAGGGCTGCGAAGTCGATGCGTTTGAGTTCCTGGTACATGGCCAGGGAGGTGAGGTACCCCAGGGAACGTACCAGCTCCCGGTGCCGCTCCCATATCGCCTCCCTGTCGGGATTGAGCTCCGCCACGAACGCCTGCCGGGCCTCGTACAGCCGGTCCCGCCGGGCCCGGTCCGGTTCGTTGGCCAGCCGCACGGAAACCGTCCGAAAGG is from Limnochorda sp. L945t and encodes:
- a CDS encoding YtrH family sporulation protein translates to MTGDARQTLHQVVTALFLALGVVTGGSLVGGLSALATGRPPIATIQELARTIKLWAIVVAIGGSFPTIQAIESGLFSGQPGVLMRQVVVILASLAGAQLGQWIVVTVTGG